CCGGTCGCCGAGGAGTTCGATTTGAGCCTCGTGCCCTACTTCGCACTCGCGAAGGGCTTCCTGACCGGCAAGTACCGGTCGACGGATGCCTCGTCCCACGCCTCGCCGCGTGCCGCCGCCGCGTCGCAGTACGCGACAGACCAGGGACTCGAGATCATCGAGACCCTCGAGGGGATCGGGCGCGCGCATGACGTGTCGATCGCCGCGACCGCGCTCGCGTGGCTCCGCGCGCAGCCCACGGTCGCAGCGCCGATCGCGAGCGCGTCGCGTGTCGAGCAGGTCAAGGACCTCCTGGACGGCGGCCGCGTGGAACTCACGGCGGATGAGATCTCGCAGCTCACGCGGGTCTCGGAGTGGACCCCGGCCAAGGTCTGAACCGTATGCGCATCGACCTCGCCGCGCACCTCGCGTAGGCGGGCCGCAAGGAAAGAGAGCGGATGCCTCGTCTCGAGGCATCCGCTCCCCTGTTCGTGGATGCGCGCTGCAACCAGGCGTCAGAGCGAGGCGTAGGCCTCGAACGTCGCGTCGGCCGGAAGCGGGTCGAAGAACGTCGCCTCGAACTGAACCTTCGTGCCGTCGGCGGGCAGGCGCTCGACGTAGGTCTGCTGGCCGCCGATGATGCTGCCGTCCGCCGCGCGAGCCACGACGATGACCTGGACGAGCTCCTGCTCGTCCTGGAACGTCCCCGCGATGGTTCCCGAGACGCTGGTGCTGTACTCGTCGGACGTCGCGGCGACGCCCTCGATCGCGAAGGTCCCGGTCTCGTCGGCGGGTGACGAGACGGCGTCGCCGGCGTCGGGCACGCGCACGTCGAGCTTCGCGACCTCACCCTGACCCACGTCGAAGAACGTGCCGGTGATCGCGGACTGTCCCGACAGCAGCGTCACGTAGTTGTTCGAGGTGTCGAGGATCGTTCCCGAGGCGTCGACCGCCTCGACGTCGATGGCAGCGAAGTCGTACACGTAGTCGGCGTTGGGGTTGTCGAGGATGACGACGTACCACCACGATCCGGTCACCTCGTCGCGGCCGAACGCGGTCTCAGTGGCGACGAGTTCCTCGGCGTCACCGGCAGCCCCTTCGGCCGCCGGCTCGTCCGCCTCCTCCTCGACCGCCTGTCCACCCGAGACCTGCGATGCGCGGCCCTCGTCGATCGCAGCCTGCGCGATGATGCCGAACGATGCGATCGAGACGACGATCGACACGATCCAGCCGACGACGGCCACCGCGAGCGCGCCGATCGCGAAGCCCTTGCCGCCCTGCTTCTTGCTGATGAGCGCGATGAGGCCGAGGACGAAGCCCGCAAGAAGGAAGATCCCCGAGAACCACGTCACGAACGGGATGAAGGCGAGGATCAGGCCGAGGCCCGCGGCCGCAAGGCCGATGATGGCGAGAACCTTGGGTCGCGTATCCGGCGTCTTCACGGCCGTCGCAGCGGGAGCGCCATAGGGCTGCCCGGGGGCGGGGTAGGCCTGACCGGCCGCGTCGTACGGTTGACCCGCTGTACCGTACGGCTGACCGGCTGCGCCGTACGGCTGACCGGCAGGGAACGGCGGCTGAGGCGCTCCGGGGTAGCCGGGCGCCGCGTACGCGTCGTGCTGAGGACCGCCGGGCGCGACCGGAGCGGAGTATGCGGGGGCGGCGGACCCGGCCGAAGCGGCGGGCTCGGAGGGAGCGGCCGGGTCGGCGGGGCCGGCGGGGGAGCCGGCGGGGGTCGCCGGAGCCGCGGGCGCCGTCGGGTCGGACAGGGGAGCGTCGGCGAAGGCGTCGCGGTTCTCGGGGACTGTGGGGTCTGAGAGGGGAGCGTCGCCGGCTGCGTCGCGGTTCTCGGGCGCTGTGGGGTCGGACATGTGATTCCTTGTCTCACGGGGATGAAACACGCGCGAGCGAGCGCGCGCAACGGCAGGGCGCGACGAATCGGCGCGACGTCGCCCTCGCGCTGAGAAGGGCCTGTAGCGCGAAGCGTCTGCGCTGCCGATCCACCGGCACCCCACCGGTCGCCTCCACGCTAGCGGACGAGTGCGACATCCTGTGAAATCCCTGTACGCCGTCGTCACACATGTGGCACGATCGCGGCCCTCCGTCCGCGCCCACTTTCCGGCTTCCTGCGCGTCGGGAATGCTGGGTGGGTGACGACGCGGCTCCTCCTCATCTCCGACACCCACATCCCCGGACGAGCTCGGCGCCTCCCGGACGCCGTCCTCCGCGAGGCCGATGCGTCGGACCTCATCGTCCACGCGGGCGATTGGGTCGCGGCATCCGTCCTCGAAGAGCTGGAGACCCACGGCGACGTGCTCGGCGTCTACGGCAACAACGACGGACCCGACCTGCGGGAGAGGCTGCCCGAGGTCGCCCACCGGACGATCGAGGGAATCCGCTTCGCCGTCGTCCATGAGACCGGCGACGCCAAGGCACGCGAGCGTCGAATGGACCAGGCGTTCGCGGACGCCGAGGTGCTCGTCTTCGGGCACAGCCACATCCCGTGGGACACCGTGACCCCCGGCGGCCTGCGGTTGCTCA
This genomic interval from Microbacterium sp. 4R-513 contains the following:
- a CDS encoding SirB2 family protein, which gives rise to MSDPTAPENRDAAGDAPLSDPTVPENRDAFADAPLSDPTAPAAPATPAGSPAGPADPAAPSEPAASAGSAAPAYSAPVAPGGPQHDAYAAPGYPGAPQPPFPAGQPYGAAGQPYGTAGQPYDAAGQAYPAPGQPYGAPAATAVKTPDTRPKVLAIIGLAAAGLGLILAFIPFVTWFSGIFLLAGFVLGLIALISKKQGGKGFAIGALAVAVVGWIVSIVVSIASFGIIAQAAIDEGRASQVSGGQAVEEEADEPAAEGAAGDAEELVATETAFGRDEVTGSWWYVVILDNPNADYVYDFAAIDVEAVDASGTILDTSNNYVTLLSGQSAITGTFFDVGQGEVAKLDVRVPDAGDAVSSPADETGTFAIEGVAATSDEYSTSVSGTIAGTFQDEQELVQVIVVARAADGSIIGGQQTYVERLPADGTKVQFEATFFDPLPADATFEAYASL
- a CDS encoding metallophosphoesterase family protein, which codes for MTTRLLLISDTHIPGRARRLPDAVLREADASDLIVHAGDWVAASVLEELETHGDVLGVYGNNDGPDLRERLPEVAHRTIEGIRFAVVHETGDAKARERRMDQAFADAEVLVFGHSHIPWDTVTPGGLRLLNPGSPTDRRRQPRHTMMTAIVEEGGRVEVDLLALT